The following are encoded together in the Triticum dicoccoides isolate Atlit2015 ecotype Zavitan chromosome 6B, WEW_v2.0, whole genome shotgun sequence genome:
- the LOC119326281 gene encoding uncharacterized protein LOC119326281 produces the protein MLRLRSRILAHLLFSPATSPHRSPHPAASHSTLRRLLLSAAVPPRTGFAVQEYLVETCGLTEAQALKASAKLSHLKSPSKPDAVLAFLAGLGLSTADIAAVVPRDPRFLCAGVERTLPPNVLGLAGLGLSRSQIARLFSLVPGEFRRRSIVSNLPYYQSLFGSYKNLLRVLNRNNSLLGCSLDKVVKPNVAFLRECGLGDCDITKLCCKNTWILSNNPERVRAMAARAEGLGVPRCSGMFREALMAVATMSQEMIAAKVNYLKNTFRWSEAEVSIAVSRSLMVLVRSNNMLRSKSEFLISEMNFHGYGWTVAKGAGPREGRVESGVAS, from the exons atgctccGCCTCCGAAGCCGCATCCTCGCCCACCTCCTCTTTTCTCCCGCCACCTCTCCCCACCGCTCCCCTCATCCAGCCGCCTCGCACTCCacactccgccgcctcctcctctccgcgGCCGTTCCCCCACGCACCGGATTCGCGGTACAAGAGTACCTCGTCGAGACCTGCGGCCTCACCGAAGCCCAGGCACTCAAGGCCTCGGCGAAGCTCTCCCACCTCAAGTCCCCCTCCAAGCCAGACGCCGTCCTCGCCTTCCTCGCAGGCCTCGGCCTCTCCACCGCCGACATCGCCGCCGTCGTCCCCAGGGACCCGCGGTTTCTCTGCGCCGGCGTTGAGAGAACCCTGCCCCCCAACGTCCTAGGGCTTGCCGGCCTCGGCCTGTCACGCTCGCAGATCGCGCGCCTCTTCTCGCTCGTCCCCGGCGAATTCCGCCGTAGATCCATCGTCTCCAACCTACCATACTACCAGTCTCTCTTCGGCTCCTACAAGAACCTCCTCCGGGTGCTCAACCGGAACAACTCTCTCCTGGGATGCAGCCTCGACAAGGTGGTCAAGCCCAATGTCGCCTTCCTGCGGGAGTGCGGGCTAGGTGATTGTGATATCACCAAGCTGTGCTGCAAGAACACGTGGATTCTTAGCAATAACCCAGAGCGCGTCCGGGCGATGGCGGCACGTGCGGAAGGTTTAGGCGTGCCCCGCTGCTCTGGAATGTTCAGAGAAGCGCTGATGGCTGTTGCAACCATGAGTCAGGAGATGATTGCCGCGAAAGTGAATTACCTCAAGAACACATTCAGGTGGTCAGAAGCTGAGGTGTCCATTGCTGTTAGTCGTTCTCTGATGGTGCTGGTGAGGTCTAATAACATGCTGCGGAGCAAATCAGAGTTCCTTATCTCTGAG ATGAATTTTCATGGCTACGGGTGGACAGTGGCGAAGGGAGCAGGCCCGCGAGAGGGCAGGGTGGAGAGCGGGGTAGCCAGCTGA